One genomic region from Flagellimonas oceani encodes:
- a CDS encoding RNA polymerase sigma factor, which translates to MSNVCEDHIFSQVFKDHSRTVFNYIFYKFGNEEKAHDAVQEAFVKLWQNCAKVSPEKAKSYVYTVANNLYLNVIKAEKVRLRHADSLVKDRTNESPEFLMEEKEYKEKLDNALDALPENQRTTFLLNRIDGKKYAEIAEMEGVSVKAIEKRMHLALKSLREHIDGI; encoded by the coding sequence ATGAGCAACGTATGTGAGGACCACATTTTTAGCCAAGTTTTTAAGGACCATTCCAGAACGGTCTTCAATTATATTTTTTACAAATTCGGGAATGAGGAAAAAGCGCACGATGCGGTTCAAGAAGCTTTTGTAAAGCTCTGGCAGAACTGTGCGAAGGTCAGTCCCGAAAAAGCAAAATCTTACGTTTATACGGTTGCCAACAACCTTTATTTAAATGTGATAAAAGCAGAAAAAGTAAGGTTGAGGCACGCCGACAGCCTTGTAAAGGATAGAACCAACGAATCCCCGGAATTTTTAATGGAGGAAAAAGAATACAAGGAGAAACTGGACAATGCCTTGGACGCCCTACCCGAAAATCAGCGGACTACTTTTCTGCTCAACAGAATAGACGGAAAAAAGTACGCGGAAATTGCAGAAATGGAAGGCGTGAGCGTAAAAGCCATTGAAAAACGGATGCATTTGGCCCTCAAAAGTTTACGGGAGCACATTGATGGGATTTAG
- a CDS encoding FecR family protein: MQENYLAKWLSGELSEDELREFKNSEAYASYQKLKEASSRLTAPKFDADQALQRLKDEHIDNAPKVISLNPFKKFLRVAAVIALLLTGSYFYVSTLNEKVTTEFAERSEVVLPDDSEIFLNAGSQVSYSEKNWDNKRNINLKGEAFFKVAKGQQFTVSTDHGTVAVLGTQFNVENRKGFFEVTCYEGLVSVTHNKEEIKLPAGNSFLVINGKQISTGAPQGSLPSWMNNESSFESIPLKYVFAELERQFNIKVSTENIDTNLLFTGSFNNTDLNMALKSISTPSKTSFRIDGDNVLFYAENTKK; encoded by the coding sequence ATGCAAGAAAATTATTTGGCAAAATGGCTGAGCGGTGAGCTTTCAGAGGATGAACTTCGGGAATTTAAAAATTCCGAAGCGTATGCCTCGTATCAAAAATTGAAAGAAGCCTCAAGTAGATTGACCGCTCCAAAGTTCGATGCCGACCAAGCGTTGCAACGCTTAAAAGATGAGCACATCGACAACGCGCCAAAAGTGATTTCCTTGAACCCGTTCAAGAAATTCCTTAGAGTTGCTGCGGTTATCGCTCTGCTTCTTACCGGTTCGTACTTTTATGTGAGCACGTTGAATGAAAAGGTGACCACTGAATTTGCCGAACGCTCCGAAGTGGTGCTTCCCGACGATTCCGAAATATTCCTGAATGCCGGTTCACAAGTATCCTACAGTGAAAAAAATTGGGACAACAAAAGAAATATAAATCTAAAAGGTGAAGCCTTCTTTAAGGTCGCCAAAGGACAACAATTCACGGTCTCTACCGACCACGGAACGGTTGCCGTTTTGGGAACACAGTTTAATGTGGAAAACAGAAAAGGCTTTTTTGAGGTAACCTGCTACGAAGGCTTGGTCAGTGTTACCCACAACAAGGAAGAAATAAAACTCCCCGCTGGAAACTCTTTTTTGGTCATCAATGGCAAACAAATCAGTACGGGGGCACCCCAAGGCAGCTTGCCTTCTTGGATGAACAATGAAAGTAGCTTTGAAAGTATTCCTTTAAAATATGTTTTTGCCGAACTCGAAAGACAGTTCAACATTAAGGTTTCAACAGAAAACATTGACACAAACCTCTTATTTACAGGGTCGTTCAACAACACAGACCTAAATATGGCGTTAAAAAGTATAAGTACCCCCTCCAAAACAAGCTTTAGAATAGACGGAGACAACGTACTTTTTTATGCTGAGAACACAAAAAAATAA
- a CDS encoding TonB-dependent receptor yields MLFLLSNVYAQEEQQSLISYIKKLENHFDVKFSYIDDDLKDIDIAIPKNLSTLESILQYIEDTFHIETEKLNDRYYTLSTNNQVNVCGVVLDNFADNTVMGATVELLGTDNAKITDNNGAFSFDNVPRNASLQIRYLGYVTKYVKVESLLEQGECPKILLAPYYEQLDEVFVYKYLTSGIIKETDASITLNTAEFGILPGLIEPDILQTVQALPGIKSIDETVSDINVRGGTNDQNLILWNGIKMYQSGHFFGLISAFNPYQTDKVTIYKNGTPANFGDGVSSVIQMETGNSIPENFKGGGGFNLISGDIYAEAPITNKLGIQFSARRSATDFLRTPTYKQFINRAFQDSEIRLQNNSTVDDEFIRDEDFFFYDFSGKILYDLNDNHKIRLSAIHIKNNLKFEETNVSADETNISLLKQNNISIGGQLQSNWTDRFSTHLNMYYSKYNLDAQNVYDNQVQQLFQNNQVIENALKLNTNFIINDAFNWNNGYQYIETGIVNATIINQPSFESELKGVIRTHAPYSQLNYNSPGNKFIGKIGARFNLIENLGTFKKFLIEPRINLNFKLANYLRAELLGEFKSQTTNQVIDLEQNFLGIEKRRWILSNDNTLPVTKSKQGSVGINYEKNNFYVGIEGFYKNVDGISTSTQGFQNQYQFSGEIGSYDVKGLELLINKKGDNYSTWLSYAYNKNDYTFDSIVPQSFPNNLDIRHTITFASTYTYKDLKLSIGLNYRTGKPFTEPVPGDDGLDDNFTPPRINFQAPNSSRLPEYFRADASAIYNFQIGRTIRANAGLSILNFTDRKNTLNKYYRVNQDDEIETVENFSLGITPNVSFRVSF; encoded by the coding sequence ATGCTTTTTCTGCTTAGCAATGTCTATGCGCAGGAAGAGCAGCAATCACTTATTTCCTACATAAAAAAATTGGAAAACCATTTTGATGTCAAGTTCTCCTATATTGATGACGACTTGAAGGATATTGACATTGCAATACCAAAAAATCTAAGTACGTTAGAATCAATACTTCAATATATTGAAGATACCTTCCACATTGAAACAGAAAAACTCAATGACCGTTATTACACCCTTTCCACCAACAATCAAGTAAATGTTTGCGGGGTGGTCTTGGACAATTTTGCCGATAACACCGTTATGGGCGCCACCGTAGAATTATTGGGAACCGACAACGCTAAAATCACCGACAACAACGGCGCCTTTTCATTCGATAACGTTCCTAGAAATGCATCCTTGCAGATTCGATACTTAGGGTATGTGACCAAATATGTTAAGGTCGAATCCCTATTGGAACAAGGAGAGTGCCCCAAAATACTTTTGGCACCGTATTACGAACAATTGGATGAAGTGTTCGTTTACAAATACCTCACTTCGGGAATCATCAAAGAAACCGATGCGAGCATTACCTTGAACACCGCCGAGTTCGGCATCCTTCCAGGGTTGATTGAACCCGACATCCTACAGACCGTTCAAGCCTTGCCGGGCATCAAAAGTATTGACGAAACCGTATCGGACATCAATGTTCGTGGGGGGACCAATGACCAAAACCTTATCCTATGGAACGGTATAAAAATGTACCAATCCGGGCATTTTTTTGGTTTGATATCCGCTTTTAACCCCTATCAAACCGACAAAGTCACCATTTATAAGAATGGGACGCCTGCCAATTTTGGTGACGGGGTAAGCAGCGTAATTCAAATGGAAACCGGAAATTCCATCCCAGAAAACTTCAAAGGTGGAGGTGGATTTAATTTGATAAGTGGTGATATTTATGCCGAAGCCCCCATAACCAACAAATTGGGAATTCAATTTTCCGCAAGGCGTTCCGCTACCGATTTTTTGAGAACGCCCACCTACAAACAGTTCATCAACAGGGCGTTTCAGGATAGTGAGATTAGATTACAGAACAACAGTACCGTTGATGATGAATTTATACGGGACGAAGATTTTTTCTTTTATGATTTTTCGGGGAAAATCCTTTACGACCTAAACGACAATCATAAAATTCGACTGAGTGCCATTCACATCAAGAACAATTTAAAATTTGAAGAGACCAATGTCTCCGCAGATGAAACCAATATCAGCCTATTAAAACAAAACAATATTTCCATTGGCGGGCAACTCCAGAGCAATTGGACGGATAGGTTTTCCACGCACCTTAACATGTATTACTCCAAGTATAATTTGGATGCACAAAATGTTTATGATAATCAAGTTCAGCAGCTCTTCCAAAACAATCAAGTGATTGAAAATGCACTAAAATTAAATACCAACTTTATTATTAATGATGCGTTTAACTGGAACAACGGGTATCAATATATTGAAACTGGAATCGTGAATGCCACAATCATCAATCAACCCAGTTTTGAGAGTGAACTTAAGGGAGTTATTAGAACCCACGCTCCATATTCGCAACTCAATTATAATTCTCCCGGGAACAAATTCATTGGAAAAATTGGAGCTCGTTTTAACTTAATTGAAAACCTGGGTACCTTCAAAAAGTTTTTGATTGAACCCCGAATCAACCTGAACTTTAAATTGGCAAATTATCTAAGGGCAGAGCTCTTAGGCGAGTTCAAAAGTCAGACCACCAATCAGGTTATCGATTTGGAACAGAACTTTTTGGGCATTGAAAAGCGTAGATGGATTCTCTCCAACGACAACACGCTGCCTGTCACCAAAAGCAAGCAGGGTTCCGTTGGCATCAACTATGAGAAAAACAATTTTTATGTCGGTATCGAAGGCTTCTATAAAAATGTGGACGGCATCAGTACCAGTACCCAAGGATTTCAGAATCAATATCAATTTTCGGGCGAAATTGGAAGTTACGATGTTAAGGGCTTGGAACTGCTCATCAACAAAAAAGGCGACAACTACAGTACGTGGTTAAGCTATGCCTACAATAAAAACGATTACACTTTTGATTCCATTGTACCGCAATCCTTCCCCAACAATTTGGATATTAGGCACACCATCACCTTTGCCAGCACCTACACTTACAAAGACTTGAAATTGAGTATTGGTCTCAACTACAGAACAGGCAAACCGTTTACCGAACCTGTTCCGGGTGATGATGGGCTGGATGATAACTTTACCCCGCCCAGAATCAACTTTCAGGCCCCAAATAGCAGCCGATTGCCCGAATATTTTAGGGCAGATGCATCGGCGATATACAATTTTCAAATCGGCAGAACCATTCGTGCCAATGCGGGACTGTCCATCTTAAATTTTACGGACAGAAAAAACACGCTCAACAAATATTACAGGGTCAACCAAGATGATGAAATCGAGACCGTGGAAAACTTTTCTTTGGGCATTACCCCAAATGTGAGTTTTAGGGTAAGTTTTTAA
- the argS gene encoding arginine--tRNA ligase, translating to MSLQNDLTQKVIEAVKQLYQVELPTVEFQPTRKDFEGDITVVVFPMLRQIKGNPVQIGTKIGEYLVENVDEVSKCNVVQGFLNIVIEDGYYLNFFNNIIDETDFGYVKSQSDDAVMVEYSSPNTNKPLHLGHIRNNLLGYSVAEILKASGKKVYKTQIINDRGIHICKSMLAWQKFGEGETPESSGLKGDHLVGKYYVAFDKAYKEQIAELVEAGTPKEKAEKEAPILLEAQEMLRKWEAGDDEVVALWKKMNGWVYDGFDITYKNLGVDFDTLYYESDTYLLGRDVVKDGLERGVFFKKEDGSVWIDLTDEGLDEKIVLRSDGTAVYMTQDIGTAIQRVTDHPDINGMVYTVGNEQDYHFKVLFLILKKLGYAWAEQLYHLSYGMVDLPSGKMKSREGTVVDADDLIQNMEDTAESISQELGKLDGYSEEEKKQLYRTIGLGALKYYILKVDPKKRILFNPEESVDFQGNTGPFIQYTYARIQSILRKADNVSSSSVQTSLDLHEKEKELLKQIQLFPETVQLAAENFSPALIANYTYDLVKEFNSFYQQVSILGETDAQKKNFRVQLSKKVGEVIQSAFRLLGIDVPERM from the coding sequence ATGAGTTTGCAAAACGATTTGACCCAAAAAGTGATCGAGGCGGTAAAACAACTGTACCAAGTTGAGCTGCCCACGGTGGAATTTCAACCTACCCGAAAGGATTTTGAGGGTGATATTACCGTAGTGGTGTTTCCGATGTTGCGTCAAATCAAAGGGAATCCCGTTCAGATTGGAACCAAGATCGGCGAGTATTTGGTCGAAAATGTGGATGAGGTGTCCAAATGTAATGTGGTGCAAGGCTTTTTGAACATTGTTATCGAGGATGGATATTACCTCAATTTCTTCAACAACATCATTGATGAAACCGATTTTGGTTATGTAAAATCCCAGTCGGATGATGCGGTGATGGTGGAATATTCTTCTCCCAACACCAACAAACCGTTGCACTTGGGACACATCCGAAACAACCTTTTGGGGTATTCGGTGGCCGAAATTTTGAAGGCTTCTGGTAAAAAGGTGTACAAAACCCAAATTATAAATGACCGTGGCATCCACATCTGTAAGAGTATGTTAGCTTGGCAGAAATTTGGTGAGGGTGAAACTCCTGAATCTTCTGGATTGAAAGGTGACCACTTGGTCGGGAAATACTATGTGGCTTTTGATAAAGCATACAAAGAGCAGATTGCCGAACTGGTTGAGGCTGGAACACCAAAAGAAAAGGCTGAAAAAGAGGCTCCAATCTTGTTGGAAGCCCAAGAAATGCTCCGTAAGTGGGAGGCTGGCGATGATGAGGTGGTGGCTCTTTGGAAAAAAATGAACGGTTGGGTGTATGATGGTTTTGACATTACCTACAAAAACCTAGGTGTTGATTTTGATACGCTTTACTACGAGAGCGATACCTATTTGTTGGGTCGTGATGTGGTAAAAGATGGTCTGGAACGCGGTGTTTTCTTTAAAAAAGAGGATGGCAGCGTTTGGATTGACCTTACCGATGAAGGATTGGATGAAAAAATCGTTTTGCGTTCGGATGGCACGGCCGTGTATATGACACAGGATATAGGTACGGCCATTCAACGGGTAACGGACCATCCAGACATTAACGGAATGGTGTACACGGTGGGCAATGAACAGGATTATCACTTTAAGGTCTTGTTCCTTATCCTAAAGAAACTGGGCTATGCTTGGGCGGAACAACTGTATCACTTGAGCTACGGGATGGTGGACCTCCCCAGTGGTAAAATGAAGAGTAGGGAAGGTACCGTAGTGGATGCGGATGACCTGATCCAAAATATGGAGGATACGGCTGAATCCATTTCGCAAGAATTGGGCAAGTTGGACGGCTATTCCGAAGAAGAGAAAAAGCAATTGTACCGAACCATAGGTTTGGGGGCGCTTAAATACTATATCTTAAAAGTAGACCCGAAGAAACGCATCTTGTTCAATCCTGAAGAATCGGTGGATTTTCAAGGAAACACTGGGCCGTTTATTCAGTATACCTATGCTAGGATTCAGTCCATTTTAAGAAAAGCCGACAATGTTAGTTCAAGCTCCGTCCAGACTTCTTTGGACTTGCACGAAAAGGAAAAAGAGTTATTGAAACAAATCCAATTGTTTCCCGAAACTGTTCAGTTGGCAGCGGAAAACTTTAGTCCTGCCTTGATTGCCAATTACACTTACGATTTGGTAAAAGAGTTCAATTCCTTTTACCAACAAGTATCGATTTTGGGCGAAACGGATGCGCAGAAGAAAAACTTTAGGGTGCAGTTGTCCAAAAAAGTGGGCGAGGTGATTCAATCCGCGTTCCGATTGTTGGGTATTGATGTTCCGGAAAGAATGTAG
- a CDS encoding bleomycin resistance protein — protein sequence MEHLQRASPVLASLDILKTVEFYKEKMGFDKSGWVDENYAVVGRDKVEIHFWKCDNKIFPENTSCYIYVEDVDNLYKELQKAEVIHPNGPLEDKPWGVREFSVLDNDGNLIRFGQNL from the coding sequence ATGGAACATTTACAGCGCGCCTCTCCGGTCTTAGCTTCGTTGGACATTCTAAAAACCGTGGAATTTTATAAAGAAAAAATGGGGTTCGACAAATCGGGCTGGGTCGATGAAAACTATGCTGTGGTCGGAAGAGATAAAGTCGAGATCCACTTTTGGAAATGTGACAATAAAATCTTTCCCGAAAACACCAGTTGTTACATTTATGTGGAAGATGTGGACAACCTTTATAAAGAATTGCAAAAGGCAGAGGTAATCCATCCCAATGGCCCGTTAGAAGACAAACCTTGGGGAGTTCGAGAGTTTTCCGTGTTGGACAATGATGGAAACTTGATCAGGTTCGGTCAAAACCTTTAG
- a CDS encoding SDR family oxidoreductase: MKILLTGANGYIGMRLLPQLLDMGHSVVCAVRDEKRLSVDAKTRSKIDIVEIDFLDDPEKQKVPADIDAAYYLIHSMTSSVTDFDEKEAQAAKNFNTILEQTECRQVIYLSGIVNDKELSKHLSSRKNVEEILYKGPFDLTVLRAGIIVGSGSSSFEIIRDLCEKLPVMITPKWVLTKTQPIAIRDVIQFLTEVLGNKKTYGQSFDIGGPDILTYKDMLHGYAKVRGFKNWIFTVPVMTPKLSSYWLYFVTSTSFKLATNLVDSMKMEVIAEDNRLQEMLGIETRTYEEAIDLAFKKIEQNLVISSWKDSIASGQIKEDLENYIQVPKYGVLRDKKSIKIKDEDAVLENVWRIGGENGWYYGNWLWKVRGLMDKMVGGPGLRRGRTHPTRLFPGDALDFWRVLLADKKNKRLLLFAEMKTPGEAWLEFKIEDGVLYQTATFRPKGLLGRLYWYSVLPFHLFIFGNMIRNIAKV; the protein is encoded by the coding sequence ATGAAAATATTGTTGACAGGGGCCAATGGCTACATAGGAATGCGTTTGTTGCCCCAACTTTTGGATATGGGGCACAGCGTGGTCTGTGCGGTTCGGGACGAAAAACGATTGTCGGTCGATGCCAAAACGCGTTCCAAAATCGATATTGTTGAAATTGATTTTCTGGACGACCCGGAAAAACAAAAAGTTCCCGCAGATATTGATGCCGCCTACTACCTTATACATTCCATGACCTCTTCCGTCACGGATTTTGATGAAAAGGAGGCACAAGCGGCCAAAAATTTCAATACCATTTTAGAGCAGACCGAATGCAGGCAAGTCATCTATCTTAGCGGTATTGTCAACGACAAGGAACTCTCTAAACACTTGAGTTCACGAAAAAATGTGGAAGAAATCCTCTATAAAGGCCCTTTTGACCTTACCGTGCTCCGTGCCGGTATCATAGTTGGTTCGGGAAGTTCGTCTTTTGAAATCATACGCGATCTCTGCGAAAAACTGCCGGTGATGATCACACCAAAATGGGTGCTCACCAAAACACAGCCCATCGCCATTCGCGATGTAATCCAGTTTCTCACCGAAGTCCTGGGCAACAAAAAAACCTACGGCCAATCTTTTGATATTGGCGGGCCCGATATTCTTACGTACAAGGATATGTTGCACGGCTACGCCAAGGTGCGCGGTTTTAAAAATTGGATTTTCACGGTTCCCGTGATGACCCCAAAACTATCATCCTACTGGCTCTATTTTGTAACTTCCACCTCCTTCAAACTGGCGACGAACTTGGTGGACAGTATGAAGATGGAGGTCATAGCTGAAGACAATCGCCTGCAAGAGATGCTGGGCATTGAAACCCGAACTTACGAAGAAGCCATAGATTTGGCCTTTAAAAAAATTGAGCAGAACCTTGTGATCAGCAGTTGGAAGGACAGCATCGCCAGCGGACAAATCAAGGAGGACCTCGAAAATTACATCCAAGTGCCCAAATATGGGGTGCTACGGGATAAAAAATCCATCAAAATTAAGGATGAGGACGCCGTTTTGGAAAATGTTTGGCGCATTGGAGGCGAAAATGGCTGGTATTATGGCAATTGGTTGTGGAAAGTCCGGGGCCTTATGGACAAAATGGTCGGTGGTCCAGGGCTACGTCGCGGACGCACCCACCCGACCAGGCTTTTCCCCGGGGATGCCTTGGACTTTTGGCGCGTGCTCTTGGCGGACAAAAAGAACAAACGCCTGCTCCTCTTTGCCGAAATGAAAACCCCCGGCGAGGCTTGGCTCGAGTTTAAAATCGAGGATGGCGTGCTTTATCAAACCGCAACCTTCCGTCCCAAGGGATTGTTGGGAAGATTGTATTGGTATTCTGTGCTGCCGTTCCACCTCTTCATTTTTGGAAACATGATCAGGAATATTGCGAAAGTGTAA